gatTGTCTGGATGTTTGTTTGGCTGGCATTTAGGTTGCATTGAAAACTTTGATAGTCATTCATCGTGCTTTAAGGGAGGTGGATCCAACATTTCATGAAGAAGTCATTAACTATGGCAGAAGTAGACGCCATATGCTTAACATGTCTCATTTCAGGGATGATTCCAGCCCAACTGGTACCTTATCTTCTAACAAtccatattttctattttcagaaAGCTGAAGAAGTTCCTTGTTTATCCAATCTTTAAGGGTAAACAACATTGGTAGCCACTcgattattagtttatttattttttatcactcaattataaaaaattataaaatgatcactcaattattagatttttttcgTTATTGTGCCAAATTTAAAAGCTTACAGGTCATCTTTTTATTGGCTGTTAATGACAAAAGAaaggacaaaattaaataatttagtgaaaattttgtaatttttcataatttgataatataaaatgaagCCTATgtatagttgggtgactaacaATGTAGTTTATCCAATGTTTAACCATTTTGCTGCACAGCATGGGATTGTTCAGCCTGGGTTCGCAATTATGCCTCGTTCTTGGAGGAGAGGTTGGAATGCTTCCGCGTCTTGAAGTATGACATCGAGATGGAAGGCCATGTAAGAAGCTCTTGCTATATCTCTTTCTATTTTCGGgaagaaataaaacataagcTCCTGAAGTTATGCTTTACCTTATGGCACAAGTTATGCCATCTGTTCTTAGAACTGCAACTATATCTCTTTCAGgctctttaattttttcttttttgcaacTGAACTATTTGGagatttcataaatttaaatattcttaCAGAGAACCAAAGATTTGGACACTGCAGAGGTGGTTGAACATTTGCCAGCACTGCAACAGCTCCTTTTTCGAGTTCTTGGCTGTCAGGTGAGTACACAATTCCTGTTGTGTTCCACAAAATCCCCCCCCCCCACCCCCGCTTCTTTTTAGTGGGAATATTAATAGAATTTGTGTGCAGCCACTAGGTGCAGCTGCTTACAATCTTGTGATCCAATTGGCACTTTCTTTGGTATGTTCATTTTTAAACATAGTACCCATCTATGCTCCCAACATTCTCTTGTCCTTACCCTTTAGTCATTTCAAACAGGTTGCTTCTGAAAGTGTCAAAATATATCGAGCTTTAAGTGATGGTACCGTGAATCTCGTAGACAAGGTAAGCTGTAATTTTAACTTTCTAAACGAAACGCTTTTCTTTTCAGTAAATCATGTATTTATGATGCTCTAAACAATGTCAGTTCTTTGACATGCAACGTCCTGATGCCATGAGAGCTTTGAGTATATACAGGAGATTCAGGCAACAGGTAAATTGATGTCCCAGTTCCTAGCGTAAATGAAGATGATTTAAAACTCTAGGGGAATTGTACACTTTGTATTTGCAGGCAGAAGTTCTTTCTGAATTCTATGAAGTATGTAAAAGACTTAATGCTGGGCGTGGTGAAAGGTTTATTAAGATAGAACAGGTTAGGATACTTCAACTTTAGTGCCTTCTGAAACAGagtatgtaaaattttctttttggtgtaaTGTTGAAGCCCCCTGCATCGTTTCTACAAGCAATGGAAGAGTATGTAAGAGAACCTCCACAGGCTTCAACAATGCGTAAAGATCAGGTctacaaaataattttgtatcTATTTCTATTCCTTTGCATACATGcagttatatataatatttgcaTATATTTTGAACAAGCAGATTGAGAAACCCAAAGAAGTGTTGGCCATTGAGTACAAGAAAGCCCCAGTGGTGCAGCAATGTTCACCATCACCTCCTTTGCCAGAACCTGAAGAAGAAGTGGAGAAAGTGGAAAAGCCTATTGCTGAACCACCAGATTTGTTGGTAATTTCAATGTCTCTTTTTTCAGTTTCATCTGCAAATTTTGTAGTTTCATTTtgaacttttctttttgttgctaGGGACTAAATGATCCCGCCCCAGTTGCTTCTAAATTAGATGAGAAGAATGCCTTGGCATTGGCTATTGTTCCTGCTGGTGGTTTTCCAGCTGAGCAAACGACTTCTACTGCTGCTCAAGTTCAAGCAAATGGTACTACGGGCTGGGAATTGGCACTTGTCACTGCTCCAAGCTCAAATGACAGTGCCACTGCCACTAACAAAATGGTACATATCAGAAGGCTATCGGCATATTAGACTGTAATGACTTGTTCATGTATGTCTCACTGATACTATTTTAATTGAAAGGTTGGAGGATTCGACAAGTTTATATTGGACAGCCTGTATGAGGATGCACTCCAAAGAAGCAACCAGAACGTCAGCTATAATCCATGGGAACCACCTCCAGCATCTGCTGCTATGATGCAACAACCAATACAAGAACCCTTTTACGGCTCTGACCCACCTTCAGTCCAGATAGCCGCAATGGCGAACCAGCATCAGGCTTTCATGTTGCAGCAgcagatgatgatgatgatgggcCCACAGCAGTCGCCTTCTAATGCTTTCGTAAATACTTATGGAGCCAGTGTCCGCCCTTGCAACTCAGGTATGCCTGTTCAGCCATATACAGGCCTTATATAGACACGCTGGACGAGAAAAATGTCGAGGCACACGAAGATGCAACGTTCGAATTGTCAAATGTGAACATGTTTTGTAGCATATTTTGTCAATGCCCAGCAATTAGCGTAttcttttgttatttgattattttcattGATCATCTGTAATTAGCTTAGCTATATTAAGAATAAAcatgtttgtttatttgtttaaatttgtttgtttatggATTCATCAActggttttaaaaatatgttacaaatagatgtgtatgtatatatgtgaaaaataaaaagatgggACAAATCAGGAAAAGCCACTGCCTTGTTACATCAACCAGGAcgacaaaaaaaaagagtccaTCAAAAAACAAATGCGAACAGAATATAAGCGATGATCAGCGAAAGCAGCAGTATCAATGTCACCCTGCAAGACaaacaaaaattcataaatgaaATTGCTGCTAAAAGACTGAACTATGATTagcctctctctctctctatatatatatatatgtacttacGTGATCTTGCAATTACTCCACCACATGGCATTCTTGTAACGACGAGATTGCTTTTTGAATCGAAGTGAATTCCCCTGCATTGTGCTTGCCTTTTCAACCAGCAACTCCAACCGGTCGCCTCTCTCCAATACTTTTTCAATGTTGTCAATCATTACACTACGTACCTGTACGtacaaatttatgaaaaaattggaATTTCAGggataaaaatcataatatatatatgcaaaattTGCCTACGTACGTACCTGGCTCATTTCCCCTTTCAACCGGTTTAATCTGTCAGCATTGGGATCAGTTGAAAAATGTTCCATTTGTTGACTCATGACCCTGGAGAATTCTTCATTCATAGCATAACCCGAAGCTGACTGAATAGCACGACCATATGTCTTTACAAATTTT
This sequence is a window from Gossypium raimondii isolate GPD5lz chromosome 5, ASM2569854v1, whole genome shotgun sequence. Protein-coding genes within it:
- the LOC105765779 gene encoding vesicle-associated membrane protein 711; its protein translation is MKMGILYGMVARGQVVLAEFSATQTNASTVARQILEKMSQGKNDSNSSFSHDRYIFHVKRTDGLTVLCMADDASGRRIPFAFLEEIHQKFVKTYGRAIQSASGYAMNEEFSRVMSQQMEHFSTDPNADRLNRLKGEMSQVRSVMIDNIEKVLERGDRLELLVEKASTMQGNSLRFKKQSRRYKNAMWWSNCKITVTLILLLSLIIAYILFAFVF
- the LOC105765778 gene encoding putative clathrin assembly protein At5g35200 codes for the protein MSGGDTQNCLRKALGAIKDTTTVSLAKVNSDYKDLDVAIVKATNHHERPAKEKHIRAIFAAISAARPRADVAYCIYALARRLSRTHNWAVALKTLIVIHRALREVDPTFHEEVINYGRSRRHMLNMSHFRDDSSPTAWDCSAWVRNYASFLEERLECFRVLKYDIEMEGHRTKDLDTAEVVEHLPALQQLLFRVLGCQPLGAAAYNLVIQLALSLVASESVKIYRALSDGTVNLVDKFFDMQRPDAMRALSIYRRFRQQAEVLSEFYEVCKRLNAGRGERFIKIEQPPASFLQAMEEYVREPPQASTMRKDQQIEKPKEVLAIEYKKAPVVQQCSPSPPLPEPEEEVEKVEKPIAEPPDLLGLNDPAPVASKLDEKNALALAIVPAGGFPAEQTTSTAAQVQANGTTGWELALVTAPSSNDSATATNKMVGGFDKFILDSLYEDALQRSNQNVSYNPWEPPPASAAMMQQPIQEPFYGSDPPSVQIAAMANQHQAFMLQQQMMMMMGPQQSPSNAFVNTYGASVRPCNSGMPVQPYTGLI